The following coding sequences are from one Polyodon spathula isolate WHYD16114869_AA chromosome 7, ASM1765450v1, whole genome shotgun sequence window:
- the cetn2 gene encoding centrin-1 has product MATSYKKPSLGATSQRKKTGPKPELTEEMKQEIREAFDLFDTDGSGYIDVKELKVAMRALGFEPKKEEIKKMIVEIDKEGTGKIDFNDFLAVMTHKMVEKDSKEEILKAFRLFDDDETGKISFRNLKRVAKELGENLTDEELQEMIDEADRDGDGEVNEQEFLRIMKKTSLY; this is encoded by the exons ATG GCTACTAGCTACAAGAAGCCATCACTGGGAGCCACTTCTCAGCGGAAGAAGACTGGCCCCAAGCCAGAGCTGACGGAGGAGATGAAACAGGAGATCCGGGAAGCGTTTGACCTCTTCGATACAGATGGATCCGGATACATTGATGTGAAGGAGCTAAAG GTTGCTATGAGAGCGCTGGGGTTTGAAcctaaaaaagaagaaataaagaaaatgattgtGGAAATTGATAAGGAAGGGACTGGAAAGATAGACTTCAATGACTTTCTGGCAGTGATGACCCACaaaatg GTAGAAAAGGATTCAAAGGAGGAGATTCTAAAAGCCTTCCGCTTGTTTGATGATGATGAAACTGGGAAGATCTCATTCCGGAACCTAAAGAGAGTGGCGAAAGAGCTTGGAGAGAACCTGACGGACGAGGAGCTACAG GAGATGATCGATGAGGCTGACAGGGATGGAGATGGCGAGGTTAATGAACAAGAGTTCCTGCGCATCATGAAGAAGACCAGCCTGTATTAA
- the LOC121317863 gene encoding olfactory receptor 14J1-like: MEKCNGTGSLWYEQITTELFFKIKLVITIITCLVNLLLSLPLLFVITRNPSVQRKLRYVILANLLICDNLQLLLGTVHFSTCFSLLHCSLINCFIYIILSFNFCIVEVFFTTAFSVDRCIAIKWPLQYETIFSSGRKKTIVAAIWLLAMLLTLVTLFEALNKLTMNVPIERCRLFIIAPCFSDPGILEGYSTFMSAFLFLSSYICILGCLLLLCWDIRLFLKTRRAWVTLVMQVLQLIFYSAPLLIDIFLFKNLKHKDDIDITIVALFNLGISLVPLVYGYRSVELQGLLWQLLPLSRNKIQPVSC; the protein is encoded by the coding sequence ATGGAAAAATGCAATGGGACTGGCAGTCTATGGTATGAGCAGATAACAACAGAGCTGTTCTTCAAGATAAAGCTGGTGATCACCATCATAACCTGTCTAGTGAACCTTCTGCTGAGCCTACCCCTGCTATTTGTGATCACGAGGAACCCCTCTGTCCAGCGCAAGCTCCGCTATGTCATTCTGGCCAACCTCCTAATATGTGAtaacttgcagctgcttctcggcACTGTGCACTTCTCCACCTGCTTCTCCTTACTCCACTGCTCCTTAATCAATTGCTTCATCTATATCATTCTGTCCTTCAACTTCTGTATAGTGGAGGTCTTCTTCACCACAGCCTTCTCGGTTGACCGATGCATCGCCATTAAGTGGCCATTGCAGTACGAGACCATCTTTAGCTCGGGTAGAAAGAAGACCATTGTGGCCGCTATTTGGTTACTTGCTATGTTATTGACCCTGGTGACATTGTTTGAAGCTTTGAATAAGCTCACCATGAACGTTCCCATTGAGCGATGCCGTCTTTTCATCATTGCTCCTTGCTTCTCGGATCCTGGTATTTTGGAAGGCTACAGTACATTCATGAGTGCCTTCTTGTTTCTCAGTAGCTACATCTGCATCCTGGGCTGCTTGCTGCTCCTATGCTGGGACATCCGACTCTTTCTGAAGACCCGACGAGCATGGGTCACCCTGGTGATGCAGGTCCTTCAGCTCATCTTTTACTCCGCTCCTTTGcttatagatatatttttatttaagaaccTGAAACACAAGGATGATATAGACATTACAATCGTTGCTCTCTTTAACCTAGGAATCTCCCTGGTCCCATTGGTGTACGGATAtcgctctgtggagctgcagGGCCTGTTATGGCAGCTTCTGCCTCTGTCCCGAAACAAGATCCAACCAGTTTCttgctaa